The genomic segment ggaggagggtagAGATGACGGGTGGGGGCAGCAAGAGGTGTGTGTCACTCCCATGCCCCACGCCCTGAGCATTTTgttccctgccctgcctgcttttGGCTCTGACTGAATCCGTGCCCTGGGCCTTGTACCCAGTGGCCTTAGAGGCTTGGGGTTCAGGCAGTTTCTGCTGCAAAGCAGCTCTGGGAGAGTTTCCTGTAAGAGAATCCGGGGAAGCAGGTCCGGATGTCTCCATGCCTCTAGCAGGCCTCCCTCCCTTGACCTTTGCTAGAATGACTGTTGGTTGTACTCCCAtcacccttcccccaccaggGTTTATGTCAAGGGACTTCTTCCCAGGATAAGATGAGGACCCTAGAATAGTTTTTGATCTACAGCGGTGGAGGCTTAGCTCAGGGTAGGAGGGGTGAGGGTTGGTCTCCTTGAGCTCAGTGTCTCCTAGGAACGAGTCCCAGGCCAAATCTTGTCTTTGCTGGAGCCATTAGACACTGGGCATCAAGAACACCACCTGGGAGTGGGAGCTAATCATCCATTTACAGCTCTGCAGTAACCTGAGGGGACTCTGGGTTTGGTCTAGGGCAGTAATTAAGTGtgctgctgcccacccccacctcctttctggCAGCCACGTGGGGTTACTTTGAGCTCCGAACTTCTGGCTAATGCAGTATTGACGTGACGGTCTGGACACTTGAGCCCTCTGCCCTGGGGATGGAGACTGCTATAGGATCTGttcctgggagggggagggggtgtggggggagagtAGGGAAGACAGCAGTGTTGTTGTGTCTTGGGGGCTGAGTTCCCTTTGGTTGGGTTTGTATCATTCCTCTCTGGACCCACGTCATCATCAGTCTTGTCTACGCGGTATTTCTAGGGGTCCTCTGTGGACACTTGCTGGAAGGGGGCTGACCTGGGATAGTCCCTGGgagtggtggggtgggcagggcctctGGCTCTGGGCTGGAGTGCCAGCAGTTGTTTGCAGAAGGCCTGGTCTCTGGAGACCTtctctaccagctgctgcctttggTCTCCTGTGGCTCAGCCTAGGAGACCAGGGTTCTGGGATTTCCAGTGTTGGAAGGGGTGAGGTGTGCGAGGGTTGGGCATAAGTGGGAGAAGGAACCAATGGGGAACCAGAGTTTGAGTTCCTGGAGTGGCAACAAAGTgattcactggggtgggggtgaggggtaggggaGAGGGCGTGGCTAATCGTAGCCCCATTCCTGTTACTTCTTCTGCTCTCATTGCTGTCCCTTTTGCTGTCTGTCTTTGTGCCATCACCCTTTCTTTCCTGACTACTTCTCCTCTGGCTCCTGTTGCCTGTCCAGACCACAACTCGGCGGCCCAAGGTGAGAAAAACCAGGCCTCTGTGCGAGCCATTGCAGAGTGTACACACATTTCaggcatgtgcatgtgtgtggacgTGTGTATGGCCAAGTAAAAGTTGGTCACAGTGCATCCTGGGTGCTTTTTTCATGGGAGTGATGGGACTGAAGGTAGGGACAGGTCACTCCTAGGAAAATGACATCTGACTTTTGGGAGGATGCCTGAGCCAGTAGCTTTAGTGCAAAAGAAATGAGAGTTGGTTCATTACGGCAGGCTTGCTTGAAGAAGGGCGTTTTGACTAGCTTTGATGGGGACGGGCTGAAAGAGAGGTGAAGAACTTGGCCTTCCAAGTGTCAGGGGACAAGCAGGCGAGTGTGTCTGTTTGATAACATGTGGTCTCTGAGTGTCTGTCAGCACACACGGAGAGCTTCAGAGCTCAGCACTGCGTGGGAGAGCGCTGGGCAGGCCTGTGTGCTCCAGGACCAGGGGCTTCAGGGCAGCTTCTCTGCCCTGCCCTACACAGGCCTGGTAGTGGCGCCTGACTAGAGCCTCTGTCTTCGGGAATGGAGATGACAGAAGGGTTGGCTGTGCTGATCTTGTTTCAAGGGGGAGTCTGTGAACACAACTTTAACCTTGACCCTTTTACCTGCAGGGTCCCCTGAAATAGACCAAGGGAGGGAGAGTCAACTTGACTCCCAAAGAGCAGGGAGGGCCTAGCAGAGATATAGAGCCGGGTACCCCCACATGTAGCCAAGCCTTCTCTAGAAACATGAAAGAGAACCAACTACATTCCACATCGAGGCACTTCATGtctctggggaaggagggggtagGCCCAGAGCCATGATAGGACTGGGAGTATTAAACTGCTAGAGTGATCACCAGTGGGTCACAGGGGAGAGTGCTGGTGAGTAAGGGGTCCTGCTCTGAGGGGGTAGTGTCAGAGcggggaggaaggtggggtcaGTGCCAAGGAAGAGCCTTATAATCTTATGtcttcatcccttcctccccctcctctctatctccctccctcctcccctgttcTTCATCACTATCTCTGACTGTGGcattttccttctcccctttactcTGTCTCACTGTTCTCATTGTTCTCTGATActctgtctttttcctttgctgtctCCTTTCCTTACTGTATTCTCATATTCTGTCTTCTGCTCTTTTGCCACACTTGTCCTCTACTTTCTTTCTGGTCTGCCCCTACCCTCTGTGAATAGCCTACCCGCCCGGCCAGTAGTACTGGGGTGGTGGGAGCCAGTAGCTCCCTGGGCCCCTCTGGCTCAGCATCAGCGGGTGAGCTGAGTAGCAGTGAGCCCAGCACCCCGGCTCAGACTCCACTGGCAGCACCCATCATTCCCACGCCGGCCCTCACCTCTCCTGGAGCAGcacccccacttccttccccctccAAGGTAAGGATGGGTTGGAGTGAGGATGAACCAAGACACAAAGGGGCTTGTGACCCCTGGCAGGTCTTGGAGATTTCCTAGGGTTGGGGAATTCCAGAATTTGGATTAGAAGGGTGGGACATAGCATTTGGGTATCCTGCCTTTGACTAAGCTACCCTTCCCTCTGTGCCCTTCTTCCACACCTTCCCCATACGTTTTGTTCTCTTCTCAGATATTTATATGTCACTTGCTTTTGACCCTGGGGCTGGAATGAAATTTGCACACATTCCTGCCCTTTCTGCTCCAGCTCAGCCTTGGAgagaagggcgggggggggggggggggggaagtggagGCTATGCACAGAACGAGGGGTCTCTCCtttgcaggaggaggaggggctgagggccCAGGTGCGGGACCTGGAGGAGAAACTGGAGACCCTACGACTGAAACGGGCAGAagacaaggcaaagctaaaaGAGTTGGAGAAACACAAGATCCAGCTGGAGCAGGTGCAAGAATGGAAGAGCAAAATGCAGGAGCAGCAGGCCGACCTGCAGCGGCGCCTCAAAGAGGCGCGGAAGGTGCGGCTCAGGAGGAAAGGGGTGGCTGGGGAGGTGTGGGGTCCGAAACAATAGACTGGAACTCCACTGGAGCTGGAGCCTGGAACGTTCTGTGAGGTAGAGCATGTGAGGCATCTCTCTACGTGTGTCCCACCAACCTCCACCTCTCAGGAAGCCAAGGAGGCACTGGAGGCAAAGGAGCGCTACATGGAGGAGATGGCTGACACTGCCGATGCCATTGAGATGGCCACTCTCGACAAGGAGATGGCCGAGGAGCGGGCCGAGTCCCTGCAGCAGGAGGTGGAGGCACTGAAGGAGCGTGTGGATGAGCTCACCACTGACTTGGAGATTCTCAAGGCTGAGATCGAAGAGAAGGGTAAGGGGCCAGGAGCTGCTGGGAAACACAGGGTGGGGTTAGAATCATGTCTGAGAGAGTTCATGGTTTTCCTCAGGCTCAGACGGGGCTGCGTCCAGTTATCAACTCAAGCAACTCGAGGAGCAGAATGCCCGCCTAAAGGATGCCCTGGTGAGGTAGGGTCCCTTCACTGCCGGGCTCCGGAGCCCACTCCCCTGTCCAGACGCGTTCAAGCGCCCATTGCCCAGTGACTCTGACATTCGCTTCCTCTTCTCCTCGCTTCCCCCCAGGATGCGGGATCTTTCTTCCTCGGAGAAGCAGGAGCATGTGAAACTCCAGAAACTCATGGAAAAGAAGAACCAAGAGCTGGAAGTTGTTAGGCAACAGCGGGAGCGGCTGCAGGAGGAGCTGAGCCAGGCGGAGAGCACCATTGATGAGCTCAAGGAGCAGGTCTGGCGAGCCCAGCTCCTCTCCCAGAGACCCCGCCAGCCCCCCTCAGGCTCTCCCGTAGATGCCTCCTCTCTCGGCACCTGTTAGTagcccttctccccatccctgcccctgtAACCCAGGTGGACGCTGCTCTGGGTGCTGAGGAGATGGTGGAGATGCTGACAGACCGGAACCTGAATCTGGAAGAGAAAGTGCGGGAATTGAGAGAGACCGTGGGGGACTTGGTAAGAGGAGAGCAGACCCTGACTTCTGACCAGGATGGAGGGTGTTCAAAGGGACTTGCTGAGACAGAGACTGACATGTGACCCCTGACCTTTGAGCAGGGTGTATGGTGAGGGGACCCACCCTGGCCTGCTATGCTGATCCTGCCTTTCCTTTGTCCCAACTCCCTCATGGTCTCCCAGGAAGCGATGAATGAGATGAACGATGAGCTGCAGGAGAATGCACGCGAGACGGAACTGGAGCTGCGGGAGCAGCTGGACATGGCAGGCGCCCGGGTACGGGAGGCCCAGAAGCGTGTGGAGGCAGCCCAGGAGACAGTTGCAGACTATCAGCAAACCATCAAGAAATACCGCCAGCTGACTGCCCACCTGCAGGTGCCTTGTCACCCCCCACTCTCCACCCATGATCACACTGGGGCTCCCTCATGACCCAGCTGTGTCTTACTGTCCATCTCTTCTCCCAGGATGTGAATCGGGAACTGACAAACCAGCAGGAAGCATCTGTGGAGCGGCAACAGCAGCCACCCCCGGAGACTTTTGACTTCAAAATCAAGTTTGCTGAGACGAAGGCCCATGCCAAGGTCAGGAAAGCAAgtgggctggagagaggagagtgTTTGGGAACCCAGCTTAAGTATGGCTGTGGACTGACCGGGTGGGTGGGTCCCTGGCAGGGGGTGCTTTGTGTGATGGTTTGCAAGACTCCTGGTGTGTGCTTGTCCTGGAAGCAGGGGACCTGGTAGAACGAGGCGTGGTGGGTCTGGGACTCTCCCCAGCCTGGCTGAGCGCCTGCCTTCCTGTCCATCTCATAGGCAATTGAGATGGAACTGAGGCAGATGGAGGTGGCCCAGGCCAATCGGCATATGTCCCTGCTCACCACCTTCATGCCCGACAGTTTCCTTCGGCCCGGTGGGGACCATGACTGCGTCCTGGTGCTGCTGCTCATGCCTCGTCTCATTTGCAAGGTACAGCCAGTCATATGTTCAGCAGGAACCTCTGGAACTTGCTGTGAACCAGGCCTTGAGGGAGCTGAGTGAGGCCAGCAGTCAGCATCCCTACACACGAAGAGTTTGTGATGTAGTGGAGAGACGTGGAGAGGCGTAGTCAACAGAGCTGCAGATGGATTTGTATTACAGATGGCCTGTTATGAAGGCGGGGTAGCTTCTTTGAGAGTGCACAGTTGGGGAGCTGATTTAGATGGAGGGCTGTTACTGAAGGAATAACATTTGGGCTGAGATCCAGAAGATGGCCGGGAATGAGGAGAAAATTGTCAGGATGGCACTCCAGTGGAAGAGTAGCAGGAGCAGCAGCTTTAGGCCCGCAGGAAAGAGCTTGGTCCCACAGGTCCCGCTCTCCTTTCATCCCCACATCTCAAACCCTCTCAGCCGCCAGATCTCCACATCGCTTCCCTGTCCCCATGGGAGGCTTCCTGCCCATCTAAGAGCTGTTTCTGTTTTATCTGCCCCTTCCTCACCCCGCAGTTGCTCAGCTCTGTGTTCTGTATTCCTGAGTCTGTGTTCTTCATCCCCtgctctgagccccaggcccctggcacTTCTTCCCACAGGCAGAGCTGATTCGAAAGCAGGCCCAGGAGAAGTTTGAACTAAGTGAGAACTGTACAGAGCGGCCCGGTCTTCGAGGAGCTGCGGGGGAGCAGCTCAGCTTTGCCGCTGGGCTGGTGTACTCCCTGACTCTGCTGCAGGCCACCCTCCACCGCTATGAGCAGTAAGTGAGCCCCAGCCCCCATTCAAGGCCACAGGTCCCAGACTGGCTGGAACTGAGATCACCTGGCAGACCCTGGCCTCACAGGCCCTTCTCTGGTCTCTAGTGCCCTCTCTCAGTGCAGTGTGGATGTATATAAGAAAGTGGGCAGCCTGTACCCTGAGATGAGTGCCCATGAGCGCTCCTTGGACTTCCTCATTGAGCTGCTGCACAAGGACCAGCTGGATGAGACTGTCAATGTTGAACCTCTCACTAAAGCCATCAAGTACTACCAGGTCTGGGGCGAGGGTTCCGGCTTggtgcaggagggagggaaggtttCTCTTTCTGGGCTGTGGCCAGTGTAGCCCAGGCTGTGTGTCTGAGGCTCAGATTGCTGTAGATGAACTCGCCTCAGGATACAGCCTTTGGGGGTTTGGGGTTCTCTTATACCTCTAGAGTCCTGTGATGACTGGGGCTCAAACTGCAGTTGGGGAAGAATTCTCCGTCCTTCCAAGACCTGAAGGCTGTCTGTTTCTTTGTCATCTCTCAGCATCTGTATAGCATCCACCTTGCCGAACAGCCTGAGGACAGCACCATGCAGCTGGCCGACCACATAAAGGTGAAATGTCTGGGCTGGTGGTTGAGCCCCATGTAGAGATCAGAAACGGAGGCCGTCAGGTCAAGAGGTCTGGCCCTGAGGGTGTCGCATAAGACTGGCACAGGGTCACTAAGGCCAGATCAGAGAAGACAGAGAACCTGCTTATGTATGGGGGTCAGAAGAAGGTGGGGACTTCTTAGAGATGCTGAGAGGGCAGAGGGACTCCTGTCGGGCGCTGACAAGCACATACTTCTGTCCTCACAGTTCACCCAGAGTGCCCTGGACTGCATGGGTGTGGAGGTGGGACGACTGCGTGCCTTCTTGCAGGTGAGAGCACAACTGTTTGAGCGCTTCTGCCTTCTTAGCTGCCCCATCCTCACCTCCAGTCCTAATGCTGACTTTGTTTCCCATCCATTTCCTGTTCCCTGAGTAGGGTGGGCAGGAGGCTTCAGATATTGCCCTCCTGCTCCGGGACTTGGAAACATCTTGCAGTGACATCCGCCAGTTTTGTAAGAAGATCCGAAGGCGAATGCCAGGGACAGATGCTCCTGGGATCCCAGCTGCACTGGCCTTTGGACCACAGGTTTAGGgctgtgagggaggaaggaaaggaagccgAGTAGATCAGGAGGGGCCTAGTACGTTCAATCTGGATCTGGACAGGGCAAGAATGGCTTCCAGGTAGCTGGGAGTGTGGTACTGGACCCAGGGTGGGCTCCTGACTCTGGCCTGTTCACAGGTATCCGACACACTCCTTGACTGCAGGAAACACTTGACATGGGTGGTGGCTGTGCTACAGGAGGTGGCAGCTGCCGCTGCCCAGCTCATCGCCCCACTGGCGGAAAATGAAGGCCTGCCTGTGGCTGCCCTAGAGGAGCTGGCTTTCAAAGCAAGCAAGCAGGTGGGCCTGGATGGCTGGGAAGAAGGCGGCAGGGAGTCAGGTGTGAGGTTTTCACTACACTACTGCCCTTGGCTCCTGCAGATCTATGGGAGCCCCTCCAGCAGCCCCTATGAGTGTCTGCGTCAGTCATGCACCATCCTCATCAGTACCATGAACAAGCTGGCCACAGCCATGCAGGAGGGAGAGTATGACGCAGAGCGGCCCCCCAGCAAGGTGGGTGGGAGCTCCTTGCAGGGGCTTCTGAggcctggggcagcagggctTGCAGAGCTGCTGCTAGTTGTGGGAGGGCCGGGAGGAATCGAGAGCACCATGGTGCTTAGAAGGCAAGAGACTGGGTCTCTCTGAAAGCAGCATGTTGGTGATatcctcttcccacccctgcccactgtcCTTCTCTTGGCCCTTAGCCTCCCCCCGTTGAGCTGCGGGCTGCAGCCCTTCGTGCAGAGATCACAGATGCTGAAGGCCTGGGCTTGAAGCTTGAAGATCGAGAGACAGTTATCAAGGAGCTGAAGAAGTCACTCAAGATCAAGGTGAGGGTAGGGTAGTCTCAGTGTTTGGGGCCCAGGAAGCATTgtgaggcacagagcagcagtGAATGTTGGGGATCAGGACTGAGAAGGGTTGGGGTTAAGGGAGAAAGTAGTGCCTATGATCAGTGGGAACTCTTGTGGGCTTTTATGGAGCTTTCTATCTCATGGTCTGTCCTGGGACCCTAGGAGGTTGTGGGAGGATGTAAAGCAATTAGAAGCTCTCTGTCCTTGTCCAGGGGGAGGAGCTGAGTGAGGCTAACGTGCGGCTGAGCCTCCTGGAGAAGAAGCTGGACAGTGCTGCCAAGGATGCAGACGAGCGCATCGAGAAAGTCCAGAATCGGCTGGAGGAGACCCAGGCGCTGCTGCGGAAGAAGGAGAAGTCAGGCACTTCCCCAGGCCATGATAGTTCAGTCCTCCCTCCTGCCAGCAGCTCTCTGCCTCCTAACCTAGCCCCTACCCAGACCCTCTCATCGTGCGATTCCCCAGGGGAACAGATGCCATTTTCTTTGCCCATTGCCAACCTGTTATATCACCCCAATCTGAGTCTGTATCGCTCCTGGTCCTCACCAGCATGGTTACTCCAAGGACCTGTGGGGACTGAGAAGTGGTGTGGGGTTGCAGGGAAGGGACACGGCCTGCGCTGGATTCTCTTTCACAGAGAGTTTGAGGAGACGATGGATGCTCTCCAGGCTGACATCGACCAGCTAGaggcagagaaggcagagctgaAGCAGCGGCTGAACAGCCAGTCCAAGCGCACGATCGAGGGGCTCCGAGGGCCCCCTCCTTCGGGTATTGCTACCCTGGTCTCTGGCATTGCTGGTGGTGAGTGCAGGGGGACAGGCAGCGCTAGCCCACAGGAGATTGAatggcctccctcctcccttctggctTCAGTTGGATGTCTGCCCCCTTCTCACCCCGAGATGTTCATCCCAGTTTCATGCTGGCAGCTCTCATCAGGGTCTCACTTCTCCCAAAGATACGTGGAGAGCCCTTCTGACTAAGGTGGGGCGTTACCAAATTCTCGGTGTGGCTTGGAGTTACAATGGCAGTGGGACTCTATTATATGTTCTCTGGGTCTGCGGTCTGGCCTCCCTGACCCAGCCTCGCATCCCAGAGGGTCAGCAGCCCACAGCAGGCTGAGCTGACCCTGCTGTGGCAGCCAGTGGGCCTCAGGCCCGCCCTTCATTGCTCTTCTGCTCGAACGTGTTTTCTCTGTGGAGCTCATGTGGCTCCGTGGTGTGGTTGTCTCTTCCATGGCTGCATTCTCCCTGTTTCATCGGGCTTGTGTTCTGACCTTGTGGTCTTGCAGTGTGGTCTGGGCTCCTTATGCTTTCCTGGCTTCCAGGCTCAGTCTCccctgtgtcctgaccagggaggTGGCCAGTGCCATCTCAGTTCTCATCTGCTCTAGAGTTTGTTCGTTGTTCTCTCTGCAGTTTCTCACTTACCCTTCTGATCTCCAGAAGGCAAACTCTGGAATTGAGCCTTCAGGGTCTCTAGATCTCCTCTCCCCTGCTGCAGCTGTCTTGTCAGCTGATCTCACCCAGGGTCTTGTCCTCATCAAAGCCCCAGTCACTGATGCATCTGGATCTTGGGAGGTGACCGAGCACCTTCTTCACCGTCCACTCCGTGGTGCAGATGGCTCCCGTtccttggggggaggggtctcCAGAGTTACCACATTGTATTGTTTCAGCATAGGCTCTTTAAACAAATACTGGTTGTGAATTTATGAACCTCCCCGCCAAAAACGGGTGTCTTTGGCCTCAGCAGTGGGGAACCTGAGGAGCACAGTAATGCATCTGCATGCTCAACTTCAGCTGCGCTGCTGGGGGGAGTAAGGGTGCTGACGTATCAGGAGTGCCCCCTTTGCCACTCTTGCTTGCATATCACACGCTGCCTCGtggcctctctcccctctcctgtcttTCACACGTTTGCCCTTCCCTCAAAGGTGGAGGGCAGAAGTAGAGTCCTGTTAGAGAAGGTATGGTGTTCAGGAAAAGGGTTTTCCTGCAGCATTTGTGTCCAGGATTCTTCTGGTGTGTTCCCCTAACCCCCAAATGACCTAATtgctctctcctcttttcctgctcCCCACGGGCTCTCCTGAGCACAGAAGAACAGCAGCGAGGTAgagagctgccctggctgggggttgCCAGGGCCGGTGGGAATTGGGGCTGGGGGAGTAGGGTGAGACTTTCCCCTTGGGAGCACCaggactggggctgggaggagataCGGAAAGGTGGTGAGCAGAGATGGAGcccacctcctaccctctccACCTGAGACGGATGATATTTGTTGTGGGACTGTAGGAGGTGCCCCTGGGCAGGTACTGGGCTCTGTGCCAGGTCCGGGGCTGGTGAAGGACTCGCCGCTGCTGCTTCAGCAGATCTCTGCCATGAGGCTGCACATCTCCCAGCTCCAGCATGAGAACAGCATCCTCAAGGTGAAGAGGTCACAGGGAGAACTGGGGTGGCGGTGGAGCACACCTGTCACATCGATGATGGACGGCAAGGCCTTCTATTGCTTCTAACCACCACCATCTTTCCCCACCCACAGGGCGCCCAGATGAAAGCCTCCTTAgcagccctgccccctctccaTGTGGCAAAGCTCTCTGTCCTGCCCCATGAGGGCCCTGGCAGGGAATTAGCAACTGGAGCACTGTATCGTAAGACCAACCAGCTGCTGGAAACATTGAATCAGCTGAGCACACATACCCACGTAGTAGACATCACTCGCACCAACCCTGGTATGGACCCGCCAACCTGGGATGAATGACTCGGCCCCTCCCCTTGTCCTAGAGGTGTAGCCCCTGCCCAGGCAATTTCCACACTGCTCTTTGGTTTCAGTGTTCAGTTTGCCTGATTCATCTACTCTTATGTGCCTGTTCCATAAGAAGGCCCAGTACCTGCACCGCTGACCCTTAATCCAGGACAGCCACCTGCCTGGGCCTTGGTCGGCCTCACcagtctttcctccctccctgcagctgCCAAGAGCCCATCGGCCCAGCTCCTGGAGCAAGTGGCTCAACTCAAGTCCCTAAGCGACACCATCGAGAAGCTGAAGGTCAGCTCTGACCCTGCCCTTCCTCACCTTAGAGTTTTCTCTAGAGCATTTTCTGGTGGAGCCTTAGCACATTCATTTCCACGAGCATTCCTGGAGTgcctctgggcccagccctgggctaCATGGCATGTTGCAGGGAAGTAGAAGGGAAGGCAGAGCTCCTGCCTTGG from the Desmodus rotundus isolate HL8 chromosome 5, HLdesRot8A.1, whole genome shotgun sequence genome contains:
- the DCTN1 gene encoding dynactin subunit 1 isoform X9, whose translation is MAQSKRHVYSRTPSGGRMSAEATARPLRVGSRVEVIGKGHRGTVAYVGATLFATGKWVGVILDEAKGKNDGTVQGRKYFTCDEGHGIFVRQSQIQVFEDGADTTSPETPDSSASKALKREGTDSATKTSKLPTRPASSTGVVGASSSLGPSGSASAGELSSSEPSTPAQTPLAAPIIPTPALTSPGAAPPLPSPSKEEEGLRAQVRDLEEKLETLRLKRAEDKAKLKELEKHKIQLEQVQEWKSKMQEQQADLQRRLKEARKEAKEALEAKERYMEEMADTADAIEMATLDKEMAEERAESLQQEVEALKERVDELTTDLEILKAEIEEKGSDGAASSYQLKQLEEQNARLKDALVRMRDLSSSEKQEHVKLQKLMEKKNQELEVVRQQRERLQEELSQAESTIDELKEQVDAALGAEEMVEMLTDRNLNLEEKVRELRETVGDLEAMNEMNDELQENARETELELREQLDMAGARVREAQKRVEAAQETVADYQQTIKKYRQLTAHLQDVNRELTNQQEASVERQQQPPPETFDFKIKFAETKAHAKAIEMELRQMEVAQANRHMSLLTTFMPDSFLRPGGDHDCVLVLLLMPRLICKAELIRKQAQEKFELSENCTERPGLRGAAGEQLSFAAGLVYSLTLLQATLHRYEHALSQCSVDVYKKVGSLYPEMSAHERSLDFLIELLHKDQLDETVNVEPLTKAIKYYQHLYSIHLAEQPEDSTMQLADHIKFTQSALDCMGVEVGRLRAFLQGGQEASDIALLLRDLETSCSDIRQFCKKIRRRMPGTDAPGIPAALAFGPQVSDTLLDCRKHLTWVVAVLQEVAAAAAQLIAPLAENEGLPVAALEELAFKASKQIYGSPSSSPYECLRQSCTILISTMNKLATAMQEGEYDAERPPSKPPPVELRAAALRAEITDAEGLGLKLEDRETVIKELKKSLKIKGEELSEANVRLSLLEKKLDSAAKDADERIEKVQNRLEETQALLRKKEKEFEETMDALQADIDQLEAEKAELKQRLNSQSKRTIEGLRGPPPSGIATLVSGIAGEEQQRGGAPGQVLGSVPGPGLVKDSPLLLQQISAMRLHISQLQHENSILKGAQMKASLAALPPLHVAKLSVLPHEGPGRELATGALYRKTNQLLETLNQLSTHTHVVDITRTNPAAKSPSAQLLEQVAQLKSLSDTIEKLKDEVLKETVSQCPGATVPTDFATFPSSAFLRAKEEQQDDTVYLGKVTFSCAAGLGQRHRLVLTQEQLHQLHGRLI